The sequence below is a genomic window from Lentimicrobium saccharophilum.
ATCAATCCCTGGCATGTAAATGAAGAATTTCAGATGATCTATTTTGAAAAACTCATGGAATGGGTTGAGAAAGAAAATATCCTTGCTTTCTTTTTTGAAGCTTTTGATGAATCATGGAAAGGATCATCGGAACCACTGGAACCCGAGAAACACTGGGGCCTTTTCAGGTCTGACAGAACGCCCAAAATGGCCGTAAGAAAATTGATACAGCAAGAATGAAATAATTGTTTAATACTTAAACGCCTGACAACATTCCTGAATTCTTTGAAATAAGCAGTTTTAATAATGTCAACCAATTTATTAACCTAAAACCAAATAAATGATGAAAAAAACTACGACTATTTTATTGATGCTTATTGCATCAGTCAGTTTTGCCCAGAACAATCCGGTTGATTTTGAATCAGGCGGATTCGGAGCAGACTGGACCTGGGCTGTTTTTGAAAACGACAGCAATCCTCCGTTGGAAATTATTGCAAATCCTGATCAATCCGGTGCAAACACTTCAGCTACTGTTGCTAAATTCACCGCTTTGCAAACCGGAAATCCATGGGCCGGATGCGAATCTTTACACAATGCCGATCTTGGCCCATTTGTATTGGATGAAACCAATAATCTTATCAAGATCATGGTCTGGAAATCTGTGATCAGCGATGTTGGCATCAAACTGGCTTCCCCATTGGGCTGGTCGCAAGGTGAAATCAAAGTTGCCAACACTCTTGTGAATCAGTGGGAAGAGCTTACATTCGACTTTTCAAACTTCATCAACCCTCCCCCTGATCAGGGACAATTGGATCAGATCATCATTTTCCCCGACTTTGACCTATCCGGAAGAACGCAGGATAATATTGTATATTTTGACAATATTACCTTCAATCCTCAGGGTGGAAGTAATCCTGATGTGCCAACAGTTGCAGCGCCCATTCCTCCTCAGCGCAATCCCGGGGATGTTATTTCGCTGTTCAGCGATGCTTATACCAATGTACCTGTAGATACCTGGCTTACAGGATGGTCGGCAGCAATGCTCGAAGAGCTTACCATCGCAGGCAATCCCACTAAAAGATATTACAACCTGGATTATGCCGGAATTGAGACCGTTCAGAATCAAATCGATATATCGGAAATGCTTCAGTTGCATTTAGATGTTTGGTCGCCCAATTTCACTTTCTTCGGAATCAAACTGGTTGATTTTGGCCCTGATGGTGCCTTTGGTGGAGGTGATGATTCAGAACACCAGGTCAATTTTGAAGGATTGGCGCAGTCTCAATGGGTCAGCCTGGAAATCCCTTTGACCGATTTCACCGGATTAAATGCCTTGAATAATATCGCACAGTATATTCTGGTAGGTCAGCCAACCGGTTTAAGCAATGTGTATGTTGATAACTTTTACTTTTATAAAGGGGAGCCGGTAAGCACCTCTGATATCAGCCTGACCGGCAAAAGGGTTGTATTATATCCGAATCCTGTAGAGCAGGGTGGTCAGATTTACCTCGGATCAAACGTTTATCAGGTCGATGTGCTAGACCTGAGCGGCAGGGCTTTAATCTCCGTCAACAATCCGGCCATTGAAACCGGAAACCTCAACCGTGGAGCTTATCTGCTGAGAATCCAAACCAGAGATGGTTTAATTCAAACGCACAAACTCATTGTAAACTAACAAAGATAAATTTGTGATGGGTGAGCCGTCAGATTGTTGACGGCTCATTCTTTACAGTCACAAATCGCAACCTTCTTTGATCATATCCGGTGCTGTAAAGCAAGTGGATCGTTACATTCATTTTTTAAAAAAAATATATGAAAAAAACAGGATTTCTCTTGTTGTTGATGCTTATTGTGTCAATAACCTTTGCTCAAAACGCACCTGTCAATTTTGAAACAGGTGGTTATGGAGCCGACTGGACCTGGACCGTGTTTGAGAACGGACCGAATGCCCCGCTGGGGATCATCACCAACCCTGACCAGAGTGGAATCAATACCTCTGCAACGGTAGCCTCGTTCACGGCTCTTCAAAGCGGTCAACCCTGGGCAGGATGTGAATCAGCTCATGGTGATGATGACCTTGGGCCTTTCGTGCTGGATGCAACCAACTCCATTATCAAAATCATGGTCTGGAAATCCGTGATCAGCGATGTGGGAATTAAACTGGTGGCCGCCAGCGGCTGGGCGCAGGCCGAAATCAAAGTGGCCAACACCCTGATCAATCAATGGGAGGAGCTTACGTTTGATTTTTCTGCTTATCCCAATCCTCCGGGAACAGAAGGCATGTACGATCAGATCGTGATTTTCCCCGACTTTAATCTGTCGGGAAGAACGCAGGACAATGTTATTTACTTCGACAATATCACGTTCAACGAACAAGGCACTTCGCCCGGTGAGCCAACCGTAGCAGCACCGGAGCCACCGGTGCGCGAACCCGAAGATGTTGTCTCGGTATTCAGCGGTGCTTACACCAATGTGGCCGGCACTGATTTCAACCCCAACTGGGGCCAGACAACCGTTGTAACTTTCCCGCTGATCGCGGGCAACGAAACCATGAAGTATGCCAACTTCAACTACCAGGGAACGCAGTTTGCCNNNNNNNNNNNNNNNNNNNNNNNNNNNNNNNNNNNNNNNNNNNNNNNNNNNNNNNNNNNNNNNNNNNNNNNNNNNNNNNNNNNNNNNNNNNNNNNNNNNNNNNNNNNNNNNNNNNNNNNNNNNNNNNNNNNNNNNNNNNNNNNNNNNNNNNNNNNNNNNNNNNNNNNNNNNNNNNNNNNNNNNNNNNNNNNNNNNNNNNNNNNNNNNNNNNNNNNNNNNNNNNNNNNNNNNNNNNNNNNNNNNNNNNNNNNNNNNTGCTTATTGTGTCAATAACCTTTGCTCAAAACGCACCTGTCAATTTTGAAACAGGTGGTTATGGAGCCGACTGGACCTGGACCGTGTTTGAGAACGGACCGAATGCCCCGCTGGGGATCATCACCAACCCTGACCAGAGTGGAATCAATACCTCTGCAACGGTAGCCTCGTTCACGGCTCTTCAAAGCGGTCAACCCTGGGCAGGATGTGAATCAGCTCATGGTGATGATGACCTTGGGCCTTTCGTGCTGGATGCAACCAACTCCATTATCAAAATCATGGTCTGGAAATCCGTGATCAGCGATGTGGGAATTAAACTGGTGGCCGCCAGCGGCTGGGCGCAGGCCGAAATCAAAGTGGCCAACACCCTGATCAATCAATGGGAGGAGCTTACGTTTGATTTTTCTGCTTATCCCAATCCTCCGGGAACAGAAGGCATGTACGATCAGATCGTGATTTTCCCCGACTTTAATCTGTCGGGAAGAACGCAGGACAATGTTATTTACTTCGACAATATCACGTTCAACGAACAAGGCACTTCGCCCGGTGAGCCAACCGTAGCAGCACCGGAACCACCGGTGCGCGAACCCGAAGATGTTGTCTCGGTATTCAGCGGTGCTTACACCAATGTGGCCGGCACTGATTTCAACCCCAACTGGGGCCAGACAACCGTTGTAACTTTCCCGCTGATCGCGGGCAACGAAACCATGAAGTATGCCAACTTCAACTACCAGGGAACGCAGTTTGCCTCGGCGCTTGACCTGAGTGGAATGGAGACCCTGCACCTGGATATGTGGACGGCTGATGCAACCGGGGTAAATATATCCCTGATAAGCACCGGTCCGGTTGAAACGCCTTATGCATTGCAGATTACACCCAACCAGTGGGTCAGCTACGACATTCCGCTAACTGCCTTTGCGGGTGTAAACCTTGCTGATGTTATCCAGCTTAAGTTTGACGGTGGAAACGGGTCACAATCCATTTATCTGGACAATATTTACTTTTACACTGAAGGCGGCGTAATCGGGGATACCCCGAGAAACCCGGTTGATTTTGAAACAGGTGGTTATGGAGCCGACTGGACCTGGACCGTGTTTGAGAACGGCCCGAATGCCCCGCTGGGGATCATTGCCAACCCTGACCAGAGCGGGATCAATACTTCTGCAACAGTAGCCGCATTTACTGCCCTTCAAAGCGGTCAACCCTGGGCAGGATGTGAATCGGCCCATGGTGATGATGACCTTGGGCCTTTCGTGCTGGACGCAACCAACTCCATTATCAAGATCATGGTCTGGAAGCCCGTGATCAGTGATGTGGGGATTAAGCTGGTGGCAAATAGCGGCTGGGCGCAGGCCGAAATCAAAGTGGCCAACACCCTGATCAATCAATGGGAGGAGCTTACGTTTGATTTTTCTGCTTATCCCAATCCTCCGGGAACAGAAGGCATGTACGATCAGATCGTGATTTTCCCCGACTTTAATCTGTCGGGAAGAACGCAGGACAATGTTATTTACTTCGACAATATCACGTTCAACGAACAAGGCACTTCGCCCGGTGAGCCAACCGTAGCAGCACCGGAGCCACCGGTGCGCGAACCCGAAGATGTTGTCTCGGTATTCAGCGGTGCTTACACCAATGTGGCCGGCACTGATTTCAACCCCAACTGGGGCCAGACAACCGTTGTAACTTTCCCGCTGATCGCGGGCAACGAAACCATGAAGTATGCCAACTTCAACTACCAGGGAACGCAGTTTGCCTCGGCGCTTGACCTGAGTGGAATGGAGACCCTGCACCTGGATATGTGGACGGCTGATGCGACAGGGGTAAATATATCCCTGATAAGCACCGGTCCGGTTGAAACGCCTTATGCATTGCAGATTACACCCAACCAGTGGGTCAGCTACGACATTCCGCTAACTGCCTTTGCGGGTGTAAACCTTGCTGATGTTATCCAGCTTAAGTTTGACGGTGGAAACGGGTCACAATCCATTTATCTGGACAATATTTACTTTTACACTGAAGGCGGCGTAATCGGGGATACCCCGAGAAACCCGGTTGACTTTGAAACAGGTGGTTATGGGGCCGACTGGACCTGGACCGTGTTTGAGAACGGCCCGAATGCCCCGCTGGGGATCATTGCCAACCCTGACCAGAGCGGGATCAATACTTCTGCAACAGTAGCCGCATTTACTGCCCTTCAAAGCGGTCAACCCTGGGCAGGATGTGAATCGGCCCATGGTGATGATGACCTTGGGCCTTTCGTGCTGGACGCAACCAACTCCATTATCAAGATCATGGTCTGGAAGCCCGTGATCAGTGATGTGGGGATTAAGCTGGTGGCAAATAGCGGCTGGGCGCAGGCCGAAATCAAAGTGGCCAACACCCTGATCAATCAATGGGAGGAGCTTACGTTTGATTTTTCTGCTTATCCCAATCCTCCGGGAACAGAAGGCATGTACGATCAGATCGTGATTTTCCCCGACTTTAATCTGTCGGGAAGAACGCAGGACAATGTTATTTACTTCGACAATATCACGTTCAACGAACAAGGCACTTCGCCCGGTGAGCCAACCGTAGCAGCACCGGAGCCACCGGTGCGCGAACCCGAAGATGTTGTCTCGGTATTCAGCGGTGCTTACACCAATGTGGCCGGCACTGATTTCAACCCCAACTGGGGCCAGACAACCGTTGTAACTTTCCCGCTGATCGCGGGCAACGAAACCATGAAGTATGCCAACTTCAACTACCAGGGAACGCAGTTTGCCTCGGCGCTTGACCTGAGTGGAATGGAGACCCTGCACCTGGATATGTGGACGGCTGATGCGACAGGGGTAAATATATCCCTGATAAGCACCGGTCCGGTTGAAACGCCTTATGCATTGCAGATTACACCCAACCAGTGGGTCAGCTACGACATTCCGCTAACTGCCTTTGCGGGTGTAAACCTTGCTGATGTTATCCAGCTTAAGTTTGACGGTGGAAACGGGTCACAATCCATTTATCTGGACAATATTTACTTTTACACTGAAGGCGGCGTAATCGGGGATACCCCGAGAAACCCGGTTGACTTTGAAACAGGTGGTTATGGGGCCGACTGGACCTGGACCGTGTTTGAGAACGGCCCGAATGCCCCGCTGGGGATCATTGCCAACCCTGACCAGAGCGGGATCAATACTTCTGCAACAGTAGCCGCATTTACTGCCCTTCAAAGCGGTCAACCCTGGGCAGGATGTGAATCGGCCCATGGTGATGATGACCTTGGGCCTTTCGTGCTGGACGCAACCAACTCCATTATCAAGATCATGGTCTGGAAGCCCGTGATCAGTGATGTGGGGATTAAGCTGGTGGCAAATAGCGGCTGGGCGCAGGCCGAAATCAAAGTGGCCAACACCCTGATCAATCAATGGGAGGAGCTTACGTTTGATTTTTCTGCTTATCCCAATCCTCCGGGAACAGAAGGCATGTACGATCAGATCGTGATCTTCCCTGACTTTGATCTGTCGGGAAGAACGCAGGACAATGTTATTTACTTCGACAATATCACGTTCAACGAACAAGGCACTTCGCCCGGTGAGCCAACCGTAGCAGCACCGGAGCCACCGGTGCGCGAACCCGAAGATGTTGTCTCGGTATTCAGCGGTGCTTACACCAATGTGGCCGGCACTGATTTCAACCCCAACTGGGGCCAGACAACCGTTGTAACTTTCCCGCTGATCGCGGGCAACGAAACCATGAAGTATGCCAACTTCAACTACCAGGGAACGCAGTTTGCCTCGGCGCTTGACCTGAGTGGAATGGAGACCCTGCACCTGGATATGTGGACGGCTGATGCGACAGGGGTAAATATATCCCTGATAAGCACCGGTCCGGTTGAAACGCCTTATGCATTGCAGATTACACCCAACCAGTGGGTCAGCTACGACATTCCGCTAACTGCCTTTGCGGGTGTAAACCTTGCTGATGTTATCCAGCTTAAGTTTGACGGTGGAAACGGGTCACAATCCATTTATCTGGACAATATTTACTTTTACACTGAAGGCGGCGTAATCGGGGATACCCCGAGAAACCCGGTTGACTTTGAAACAGGTGGTTATGGGGCCGACTGGACCTGGACCGTGTTTGAGAACGGCCCGAATGCCCCGCTGGGGATCATTGCCAACCCTGACCAGAGCGGGATCAATACTTCTGCAACAGTAGCCGCATTTACTGCCCTTCAAAGCGGTCAACCCTGGGCAGGATGTGAATCGGCCCATGGTGATGATGACCTTGGGCCTTTCGTGCTGGACGCAACCAACTCCATTATCAAGATCATGGTCTGGAAGCCCGTGATCAGTGATGTGGGGATTAAGCTGGTGGCAAATAGCGGCTGGGCGCAGGCCGAAATCAAAGTGGCCAACACCCTGATCAATCAATGGGAGGAGCTTACGTTTGATTTTTCTGCTTATCCCAATCCTCCGGGAACAGAAGGCATGTACGATCAGATCGTGATCTTCCCTGACTTTGATCTGTCCGGCAGGACCCAGGATAACACCATCTATTTCGACAACATCACGTTCAACGAGCAGGAACCTATCGTTGGTGGGCCAAATGCCCCGGTTGATTTTGAAACAGGTGGTTATGGGGCCGACTGGACCTGGACCGTGTTTGAGAACGGCCCGAATGCCCCGCTGGGGATCATCGCAAACCCTGACCAGAGTGGAATCAATTCCTCTGCAACGGTAGCTGAATTTACTGCCCTTCAAAGCGGTCAGCCCTGGGCAGGCGTTGAATCGGCACATGGTGATGATGATCTTGGACCTTTCGTGCTGGATGCAACCAACTCCCTGATCAAAATCATGGTCTGGAAGCCCGTGATCAGTGATGTGGGGATCAAACTGGTGGCCGCCAGCGGCTGGGCACAACCCGAAATCAAAGTAGCCAACACCCTGATCAATCAATGGGAAGAGCTTACGTTTGATTTCTCAGGTTATCCCAATCCTCCGGGAACAGAAGGCATGTACGATCAGATTGTGATCTTCCCTGACTTTGATCTGTCCGGCAGGACCCAGGACAACACCATCTATTTCGACAACATCACGTTCAACGAGCAGGGTACAACCCCCGGCGAACCCACGGCAGCAGCACCGGAACCACCGGTGCGCGAACCCGAAGATGTTGTCTCGGTATTCAGCGGTGCGTATACCAATGTGGCCGGCACTGATTTCAATCCCAACTGGGGCCAGTCAACCGTTGTAACTTTCCCGCTGATCGCGGGCAACGAAACCATGAAGTATGCCAATTTCAACTACCAGGGTACACAGTTTGCCTCGGCGCTTGACCTGAGTGGAATGGAGACCCTGCACCTGGATATGTGGACGGCTGATGCAAGCAGTGTTAATGTTTTTCTCATTAGCACCGGTCCGGTTGAAACGCCTTATGCATTGCAGATTACACCCAATCAGTGGGTCAGCTATGACATTCCGCTCACGGCCTTTGCCGGCGTTGATTTAACAGATGTTATTCAAATGAAGTTTGACGGCGGAAACGGGTCACAATCCATTTATCTGGACAATATTTACTTTTACACTGAAGGCGGCGTAATCGGGGATACCCCGAGAAACCCGGTTGATTTTGAAACAGGTGGTTATGGAGCCGACTGGACCTGGACCGTGTTTGAGAACGGCCCGAATGCCCCGCTGGGGATCATCGCAAACCCTGACCAGAGTGGAATCAATACCTCTGCAACGGTAGCTGAATTTACTGCCCTTCAAAGCGGTCAACCCTGGGCAGGCGTTGAATCGGCCCATGGTGATGATGATCTTGGACCTTTCGTGCTGGATGCAACCAACTCCATTATCAAAATCATGGTTTGGAAGCCCGTGATCAGTGATGTGGGCATCAAACTGGTGGCCGCCAGCGGCTGGGCACAACCCGAAATCAAAGTAGCCAACACCCTGATCAATCAATGGGAAGAGCTTACGTTTGATTTCTCAGGTTATCCCAATCCTCCGGGAACAGAAGGCATGTACGATCAGATTGTGATCTTCCCTGACTTTGATCTGTCCGGCAGGACCCAGGACAACACCATCTATTTCGACAACATCACGTTCAATCAACTGGTGACGAACAATGATCTGACTTTCCCCAAACGCATACTGATTTATCCAAACCCTGTAAAAAGGGGTAATCAAATCATACTTGTTGCAGATGTTAAGCAATTTGAATTGTTTGACATAAGCGGAAGAGTGCTGATTTCGACAAACACCTCCATTGTGGATACTGATAAGCTTAGTAAGGGGATCTATGTTTTAAGAATACACACCAGAAACGGTGATATTCAGACACAAAAGCTTATTGTGAAATAAGTCTGTAATTTTTTTTACCTTTAAGCCGTCTGTAAAAAGACGGCTTTTTTTTTCCTTGCTCAGATCATTTTTTAAATCATACTTTAATTGAAAACAAGAGCAGTTTATTTATTAATGCTTTATTGGGGAACACTTGCAACTTTCGCTCAATCGTTTTCGGAAAAAGGTGTGCCTCTGCTGCAAAACTACACCCCTTCTCAATATCAGCATAAAGGTAAGATCTGGGATATCGGGTCTGCTCCGAACGGCATTGTTTATATGGCCGCCGACGAGGGTTTGCTTGAATTCGACGGAAAAACATGGACAAGCTTCAGGGGAAGTGATGGCTTTACCCGCTCATTACTGGTTGATAACGATTCAACAATCTACACGGGATCGGATCTGGACTTTGGCGTCTGGAAAAGAAACAGTTACCGGGTTTTTGAATACACTTCATTGTATCCTTTCAAAGAAGACATTACCGGAGTTAATGAAGAATTCTGGAATGTTTTCAAACTGAACGATAATGTACTCTTTGTCTCGTCTCAGAACATTTATATCTATAAAAACCAGCACTTTACAAAAATTTCTGCACCCACTCATTTCACCGGAAGTTTTTCTGTAAATGATTCATTGTATTTCGCGGATGAAAAGGCCGGTCTTTTCCGGATGGATGGCCTTTCGCTGAAGCAGGTTTTCAAGTTTCCGGCCGGCGCGGGATTTGAGATTGCAGGCATTTACCGGCATCCGAAAGGCATTGTTCTGGTTACTAAAAACTCAGGGTTGGCGCTCTTTTCATCAGGGAAGCTGAGCATCTTAAACAATGCAGTATCTCAGCATCTGCAAACAGCAAAGGTTTTTAGTTTTACTCCCGTCGGCGATCAGTACCTGGCTTTCGGAACGATTCTGAAAGGTTTGTATATCACGGATATAAACGGGAGAATCATCCATCAGATCAACAGAAACAAAGGATTGCCGAACAATACCATTCTGAGCCTGCATTACAGTCCGTCAGGGAAACTATGGATGGGAATGGATTATGGAGTTTCAGCCATTGACCTTCACCGGAAAGTCACCACTTTTTACGATTTCAGGGGGGATTTCGGCTCAGGTTCTGCTGCCCTGATTTATAACGAAAACTTCTATCTCGGCACCAATCAGGGATTGTATCAGTCAGCATGGGATGACCTGAATAATGATTCGGATTATAACAGGTTCCGGCTGATACCCGGCTCAGAGGGGCAGGTCTGGTGTTTGGAGGAAATTGATAATAGTGTGTTATTAGGCCACGATAAGGGGTTGTTTATCCTGAACGGGAACAGCATTCAAAAGATCAGTGATGAACCCGGAGTATGGACCATAGTGCCCTATAAGGATTACCTGCTAACCGGTAATTATAACGGAATTTCAATTTTCAGGAAAGCTGGCAATACCTGGACATTCCTGAAAAAGATGGAGCTCATTCTGGGTTCATGCAATCAGCTGATAGTTGAAAAGGATAATATTTTATGGATCAATATCCCCAACTTCGGGGTGATCAGGGTGGTCTTAGACGACAATCTTTATCCAGCGGAACGGTTGATTATTAAAGACAAGGAATTTGACGGAGCGAATCCCTATCTGAAGAAAAGTGACTCAGGAATACATCTGTTAACAGATCGCTTTCAATACACATTCAGTTCAGCGGAAAGAAAATTTGTGAACAAAGTTGATGCTGAAAGTCAACCTGAAATTGATGGTCTGGTAAATGGAGCCAGTCAACCAATCGTTATTCATCAGGATTATGCCTTCTATCCTGTTTATAATGGCTTTGCGCTGAAATATCTGCGGTCCGGTGATAAAACGTCCGGACAGGCCTATTCCTTGTGTGTAAGAAAGATGGAAGCCATTGGCCGGAATCATGACAAAACAGATTTTTATCCGGAAGCAAGCATCCCTTTCAGACAAAACAGCCTGAAAATTGAATGTATTGTTCCGAATCTTGACAAGGTTCTTTATCAGTATAAGCTGGATGAATCAGGCAGATGGAGCCCCTGGGATTCAAACAATACCTTTGAGTTGTTTAACCTGAAAAGGGGGAAGCATACGCTTTTTGTCAGGGCATCAATGAATAATGAAATATTGCAAACTCTGGCAATACCTTTTCGCATCGAAGCCCCTTGGTTTCACTCATGGTTAGCATACCTTATTTACTTTGTCACAGCAGTATTGATTGTTTACGGATTGCTGAGCCTGCAGAAATTGTCATTGAAAAAGCACAGGAAGCAGCATTTGATTAAGGAACAACGATCATTGCGGGAACAGGCCGAAAAGCACAGGCAGGAAATGATGATGCTGGAACAGGACATGTTAAAGGTAGAATACAATAAACTGAAACAACAATTGAAGGCCAAAACCATAGAGCTTGCATGTAAAGCGAGGGTAGACGACGAGAAAAACCGGATGCTGCTTTCTTTGAAAGAAAAGTTTGAGCGTGTTCAGAAAGAACCGGCCCTGGCGCAGATGATATTAAAAGAAATAAACCGGATTCTGGAATCTTATATAAATACGGAGGTCAATACTTTTGAAATCCAGATAGATGAACTGCATCAGGAGTTTTATAAAAAACTGAAAGACAGGTACCCCGGACTGTCAAACAACGACCTCCGGTTATGCGCGTACCTGAAAATCGGTTTGAACTCCAGGGAAATAGCCGATATTCTGAACATTCTGCCGTCCAGTGCTTTTATAAGCCGTTCCCGGTTGAGGAAAAAGCTCGACATCGGTGCCGATGAAGACTTGTATGAATTTCTGAATTCAATCTGATTTCAGCAGCCCGTTTTATCCAGCCTGGTTTTTCCTGAAACATCCCTCCAGATGGTCATCCACCAGGCCGGCGGCCTGCATAAAAGCATAACAGATGGTGCTTCCGCAGAAGGTGAATCCGCGCTTTTTCATATCCTTTGCCATGGCATCCGATTCAGGACTGGTGGCAGGTATTTGCTTCAGCTCATCCCAATGGTTCACCATGGTTTTCCCTCCGGTAAACTGCCAGATGTAGGCATCAAATGAGCCAAACTCTTTCTGAATGTTTAGAAACACCTGCGCATTCCTGATGGTTCCCCTGATTTTGGCCCGGTTACGGATAATGCCGGAATCGCCGAGCAGGCGGTGATAATCTTCTTCGGTGTAGGCGGCAATTTTCACCGCGTCAAAATTATCGAAGGCCCTGCGGAAACCTTCCCTGCGGTGCAGTATGGTTTTCCAACTCAGGCCGGCCTGAAAGGCGTCAAGCACAAGGAACTCGAAAAGTTTGCGATCGTCATGAACGGGCACACCCCATTCGGTGTCATGGTATTCAATCATCAGCGGGTCGTTGCCCGGCCAGGTACAGGTTTTCATTGCGGATTTTGGATTTTGGATTTCGGAATTCGGTTAAAGGGACGAGGGGCGGCCCTTCGACTCCCCTTCGACTCCGCTCAGGGTGCACGCTCAGGGACCGGGACGAGGGGCGGCATCCTGTCTGAAAGGTACTGCTCACCTGAACACCCGAGCACCTGAACACCCGAACACCCGACATTTCCATATTTTTATATTTACTGATTCTTAATTAGTTACCCCTTTCTCCGTGATAAATCCGGTAATCAATGCGGCGGGGGTGATATCGAAAGCGGGGTTAAAGGCCTCTGATCCCGGATTGGTGACCCTGATGGTATGCATTTTCCCGTCACCGTCGGGCCCGGTCTGGTAGTGCACTTCATCCTGGCTGCGGTGTTCTATTTCAATGGCGCTGCCGTCGGGGGTATTGTGGTCGAAGGTTGACAAGGGGGCTGCCACGAAAAAGGGGATGCCGAAATATTCAGCGAGTATGGCTTTTTCATAGGTCCCGATTTTGTTGGCCACATCCCCGTTGGCCGCGATGCGGTCGGCGCCGGTAATAACCAGGTCGATCATACCTTCCGACATCAGAAATGCACCGGCATTATCGGGGACGATGGTGTGGTCCACGCCTTCGTTGGCTAATTCCCAGGCGGTAAGGCGGGCGCCCTGGCTTCGGGGCCGGGTTTCATCGGCATAAACGTGGATTTGCTTGCCATTCCGGTGAGCCGTGTAAACGGGAGAAAGCGCGCTACCGTAGTCGACAAACCCCAGCCAGCCGGCGTTGCAGTGGGTAAGGATGCGGGCGCCGTCTTTGATAAGCGCGTCGCCAAAGAACCCGATTTTCTTTGCCGCCTCTACATTTGCATTGGCAAGGTTCTGAGCTTCTTCGATGGCGGCCTGAACCGAAATTTTCCCGGCCTCGTAAACCCTGTCAACGGCATAAAACAGGTCGCGGGCGGTAGGGCGGGTGGCGCGGATGCGCTCGCGGGCGATATCGGGATCTTCATTGCTGATAAAGCCCTGAG
It includes:
- a CDS encoding T9SS type A sorting domain-containing protein, whose translation is MMKKTTTILLMLIASVSFAQNNPVDFESGGFGADWTWAVFENDSNPPLEIIANPDQSGANTSATVAKFTALQTGNPWAGCESLHNADLGPFVLDETNNLIKIMVWKSVISDVGIKLASPLGWSQGEIKVANTLVNQWEELTFDFSNFINPPPDQGQLDQIIIFPDFDLSGRTQDNIVYFDNITFNPQGGSNPDVPTVAAPIPPQRNPGDVISLFSDAYTNVPVDTWLTGWSAAMLEELTIAGNPTKRYYNLDYAGIETVQNQIDISEMLQLHLDVWSPNFTFFGIKLVDFGPDGAFGGGDDSEHQVNFEGLAQSQWVSLEIPLTDFTGLNALNNIAQYILVGQPTGLSNVYVDNFYFYKGEPVSTSDISLTGKRVVLYPNPVEQGGQIYLGSNVYQVDVLDLSGRALISVNNPAIETGNLNRGAYLLRIQTRDGLIQTHKLIVN